ACAGGACGCAAGCAATAAAGATGAAAGAAAAGTAATCAATGAGCTGTTCAAATCCGTGATCAGCCGCCCAGCCCGTGCAGAGGAAGTAACGCTGATGCAACAACTCTACGCTGAAGAACTGGCTGATTTTAAAAAGAACCCCAAACGAGCAGTAGAGTTATTATCCGTAGGCGAATATCCAGTCGACACACACCAGAATCCGGCTGAACTAGCCGCCTGGACTGTGGTGAGTAGTACGCTGATGAATTTCGACGAAGCAATCATTAAACGATAGGTCATTCGCTTCGCTGTCATGTGTAGTCGTTTACAACACCATCATTCCCGATAGCGCCTAGTAATGACGATAAAAACAGCAAGGTCAATAACGCAAACAAACAACCTGTAACGATGGACATTCAGGATCAACTTCATGACCAACTGAGCCGCCGGACATTTTTGGGGCAAACAAGCGCTGGCTTAGGCACCATTGCGCTGGCATCGCTACTCAATCCGACCAATTTGTTTGGCGGATCCTCCGGCTTGAATTCTCCTGGTGATAACCCAATCGTTGGGAAACCCCATTTCCCGCCCAAAGTCAAACGAGTGATCTATCTGTTCCAAAGTGGAGCACCCTCGCAACTGGAATTATATGATTATAAGCCCAAATTAGAAGCCATGTGGGGCCAGGATCTGCCCGAATCCGTTCGAAAAGGCCAGCGCCTAACGGGTATGACAGCCGGGCAAAGCCGTTTCCCATTGGCCGCTTCCAAATATAAATTTGCTCAGTACGGCCCCAGCCGAATGTGGATTAGTGAATTACTGCCTAACATTTCCCGTTTAGCTGGCGACCTGACCTTCGTTCGTTCGCTTCATACCGAAGCCATCAACCACGATCCGGCCATCACCTTTTTTCAAACGGGTAGCCAGCAAGCCGGTCGACCCAGTTTTGGGTCGTGGGTGAGCTATGGGTTAGGTTCCGATAACCAGAACTTACCCGCTTTTGTGGTGCTTTTGTCGAAAGGCCGCGATGGCGACCAGCCACTTTACGCCAAATTGTGGAGTAATGGATTTCTTCCCTCGGTGCATCAGGGCGTTGTATTCCGATCGGGCCCCGATCCAGTATATTACCTGAACAACCCTCCCGGCATTGACAAGACGAGCCGTCGGCGCATGCTCGATTACCTGGGCAAGTTGCATCAGGAGCAGTTCAAGCATGTGCTGGACCCGGAAATCAACAACCGCATGGCTCAGTACGAAATGGCCTATCGGATGCAGACGTCAGTACCCGAAACACTCGATATTTCGAAAGAACCCGATTACATTTTCGATATGTACGGTCCTGAGAGCCGTAAGCCGGGTACCTTTGCGGCCAACTGTTTGCTGGCCCGCAAGCTCATCGAAAAAGATGTGAAGTTTGTCCAGTTATACCACCAGGGCTGGGATCAGCACGGCAACCTGCCCAACGATATTAAGATTCAGACCAAAAGCGTCGATCAGCCGTCGGCCGCACTGGTTATGGATTTAAAACAACGGGGTCTTTTGGACGATACGCTGGTAATCTGGGGTGGAGAGTTTGGGCGAGGTGCCTACTCACAGGGCAAACTCACCCGCGACAATTACGGGCGCGACCATCACCCCAGAGCGTTTACCATCTGGATGGCCGGAGCAGGTGTAAAAAAAGGACTCGTTTACGGCGAAACCGATGACTTTGGCTATAACGTTATCAATGAACCCGTTCACGTTCACG
This window of the Spirosoma aerolatum genome carries:
- a CDS encoding DUF1501 domain-containing protein translates to MDIQDQLHDQLSRRTFLGQTSAGLGTIALASLLNPTNLFGGSSGLNSPGDNPIVGKPHFPPKVKRVIYLFQSGAPSQLELYDYKPKLEAMWGQDLPESVRKGQRLTGMTAGQSRFPLAASKYKFAQYGPSRMWISELLPNISRLAGDLTFVRSLHTEAINHDPAITFFQTGSQQAGRPSFGSWVSYGLGSDNQNLPAFVVLLSKGRDGDQPLYAKLWSNGFLPSVHQGVVFRSGPDPVYYLNNPPGIDKTSRRRMLDYLGKLHQEQFKHVLDPEINNRMAQYEMAYRMQTSVPETLDISKEPDYIFDMYGPESRKPGTFAANCLLARKLIEKDVKFVQLYHQGWDQHGNLPNDIKIQTKSVDQPSAALVMDLKQRGLLDDTLVIWGGEFGRGAYSQGKLTRDNYGRDHHPRAFTIWMAGAGVKKGLVYGETDDFGYNVINEPVHVHDFQATVLHLLGIDHEKLTFKSQGRRYRLTDVHGNIIKPLLA